The window CCTTTTGGAGGGCCTCCTTGAAGGTCCTGCCGATGGCCATGGTCTCCCCCACCGAACGCATGGAGGTGGTCAGGCTGTCCCTTGCTCCCGGGAATTTCTCGAAGGTCCACCTGGGGATCTTGACCACGCAATAGTCGATAGTGGGCTCGAAGGAAGCCAGTGTCTCCCGGGTGATATCGTTCGCGATCTCATCGAGGGTATAGCCCACGGCGAGCTTGGACGCGATCTTGGCGATGGGGAACCCCGTCGCCTTGGATGCCAGGGCCGAACTGCGGGAGACCCTCGGATTCATCTCGATGACGACCATCTCGCCCGTCCGGGGATGGACCGCGAACTGGATGTTGGATCCCCCGGTCTCCACCCCGATCTCCCTGATGATGGCGATGGCCGCATCCCTCATCTCCTGGTATTCCCTGTCCGTCAGGGTCTGGGCCGGAGCCACGGTGATGCTGTCCCCGGTGTGTATGCCCATGGGATCGAAGTTTTCAATGGAGCAGATGATCACCACGTTGTCCATGAAATCCCTCATGACCTCCAGCTCATACTCCTTCCATCCAATGAGGGATTCCTCGATGATGATCTCTGAGATCATACTCGCCTCAAGACCCGCCTTGGCGAGCTCTTCCATTTCCTCCCGGTTGTAAGCCACACCGCTCCCCGTCCCGCCCAGGGTGAAGCTGGCCCGGATGATCAGAGGATAGCCGATCCTTTCCGCCACTTCCCGTGCCTGGTCCATGTTACGGGCGATCCCGTTTCGAGAAATCCGAAGGCCGATCCGCTCCATGGCATCCCGGAACTGCTCCCTGTCCTCAGCCTTCAGGATGATGGGAATAGAAGCCCCGATGACTTCCACTCCCATCTCGTCGAGAAGCCCTGTCTCGGCCACCATGACGGCGGTGTTCAGACCGGTCTGTCCGCCCAGGGTCGGCAGTATGGCATGGGGTCTCTCACGCTTGATCACCTTCGCCAGTACCTCGGGGGTGATCGGCTCCACGTAGGTCCGGTCCGCCATTTCCGGGTCCGTCATGATAGTGGCGGGGTTGCTGTTGATGAGTACCACCTCATAACCCTCTTCCTTGAGGGCCTTGCAGGCCTGGGTTCCGGAATAATCGAACTCGCAGGCCTGTCCGATGATGATGGGGCCGGATCCGATGATCAGAATCTTTTCAATGTCCGTTCTCTTGGGCATATTCTCAACAAAAAACCACGAGGGTGAAAGAACCACGGCGTGTGGGGTTCCTCTCGGCCACGTGCCGGGTTATTTTATGTTTTTCTCTCTTCTCTTTTTACCTGGTGTCCATCCATAAATGGCCCTTTTCCCCAATCTATGCGCCTGCCTGTGCCGGACCTATCTGCCATTCCAAGGGACAGGCAGGCACGGCAGACAGGTCAGGCTCAGATTTTAATCCTCGAAATACTTCAATGTATTCCTGTGGTAAAAATCTTCGCCTTCCTTGACCTTAATAAACAAAATTGCCTGCTTTATGGATGGACACTACCTAAATTGAGCGATTTCCGAGTTTTCTGGAGACCTGCCTGAGGCGGACAAGTGCAAGGCGCACGAGATTAAACTATCTCATCAAAATTTTGAAACGCTCAGTTTAGGTTTTACTCAACTCTTTTTCCGATGGTGCTTCTCCATCATCGCGGTGAACCGGTCAAAGAGATAGGAGGCGTCATGGGGACCCGGTGAGGCCTCTGGATGGTACTGGACCGAGAAGAGGGGAATCTTCTTGTGCACGAGCCCTTCCAGGGTGTTGTCGTTGAGATTGACATGGCTCAGCTCGATGTCCGGATTCTCCAGAGACTTCATGTCCACGCAAAACCCGTGGTTCTGGGAAGTGATTTCCACCTTTCCCGTGGAAAGGTCCTTGACGGGTTGATTCGCCCCCCTGTGGCCGAATTTCAGCTTGAAGGTCCTGCCCCCGAGAGCCAATCCGAGCAGTTGATGCCCGAGACAGATACCAAAAACCGGCCGCCGGCCGATCTCCTCCCGGATAGTCCTCACGGCATAAGTCACGGCCGCCGGATCTCCCGGGCCGTTGCTCAGGAAAAGACCATGGGGTTCGAGGGAATCGATGGTTTCCGGCCCGGTACGTGCCGGGACCACCAGGACCGTGCATCCCTTTTTCTCGAGGGACCTTAGGATATTGAACTTCACACCGAAATCCATGGCCACAACCCGCCATTTCCCGGGTTCATCCGGCCACTGGAACCGATCAAGCCCTCCTTCCAGAAAAACCTGTCGGCCGTCCTTCCAGAGAAAGGGCTCCCGGCAGGTGACCTCCGTTACAAGATCGCTTCCCACCATGTCAGGGGCCTGCCTGGCCTTCTCCACGAGACTGTCCGGATCTGTATCCAGGGTGGACAGGGCCGCCTTCATGGCACCGGCCAATCGGATGTGCCGTGTCAGGGCGCGGGTATCAATTCCCTCCACGCCCGGAATGCCGCCTTCCATCAGGTAGTCCGCCAGGCTCCTCCGCGAACGCCAGTTGCTGGGGTACTCCTGGTATTCCTTCACCAAAAGGGCCCTCACCTGGATCCTCTCGGACTCAATGTCTTCTTCGTTTACCCCATAGTTCCCTATCAGGGGGTAAGTCATGGTCACCATCTGGCCGCAATAGGAAGGATCCGTTAGGATCTCCTGGTATCCGGACATACTGGTGTTGAAGACCACCTCCCCGACGCTCTCACCATGTCCAGTAAAAGAACGACCCTGGAACACGGTACCGTCTTCAAGGGCCAATAATGCTTTTGGTTTTTCTTTCATTTGTCGGTGTAAACGATCATTCCAGCTCGAAACGGTTTAAGGGCAATAAGGCTCAAGAGGCCCCTCCTTCACGGCCCCCAAAGATTACATGAACACCGCAGCAGGTGCAACCGGAATCGAGGGTCTCGTCGCCTGAGGGGAGCAGGCCTTGCCGGAAATCCGCCTCTTTACCCCTTCCACTCCCCATCCCTCCAGGGCGACTTCCATTCTAAGGTGCCGGTGAAAGCCTGTCCCGGTAGCTGGAAATAGGAAAGGTTATTCAGATTGGGTTCCACAAAACCCGATCGGCTCTGGACCATATTCCCTTTTGAAGGACAAATCAACCCCGGGGGAAGGAAAAATTCTTCAACCAGGGTCGAACTGCCGGGTGACAGTCTCGTGGAAGGCCACAAGCAGTCAAGGGATGGAGATGTCTGAAACCGTAAACCCGCAGCTCCGCAGCGGGAGTTAGCACCCGACGGGTGCGGAAAATTGGAAACCCGGCCACCGCCCAAAATACATTTGTGGATGGGCCCCGGGCTGGATATCATCCTCCAATATCCTTCAGGTAGGCCCGGATGCCTCCGGCAGCCTTGCGGCCATCCGCAATGGCCCGAACCACCAGGGATTGCCCAAGGGTCATATCCCCCGCCGCGAAGATGCCGGGGACGTTCGTCATGTTCCGGGGGCCGACCTTCACATTCCCGCGCTGGTCTCGCTCGATTCCTAAGCCATCGAACATGGAGTTCTCTTCAGGGCCCGTAAAACCCATGGCCAGGAGCACCAGATCCGCCTCCAGGTCGAATTCGGTGCCGGGTTTCTCCATCGGCCCCTTCAGGGCCCCTTCCGGGTCCCTGTCCCACTCCACTTCCACACAGCGCAGGCCCGTGACCCGGCCCTCCGAGCCGAGGAAAGACTTGGTCATGACGGACCACCAGACCTCTCCGCCTTCCTTGTGGGCATGGCTTTCCCGGAGCATGTAAGGCCAGCGGGGCCAAGGAGTATGTTCCGATCTCCGGAGGGGGGGCTTGGGAAGAATTTCGAGCTGGACCACTCTCTCGGCCCCCTGGCGAATGGCGGTCCCGAGGCAGTCCGAACCGGTATCTCCTCCTCCGATTATTACCACCCGCTTCCCTGCGGCCCATATCTCCCCGGACGCATCGAAGGTTTCGCCCCCCATTCTCCTGTTCTGCTGTACCAGGTAGTCCATGGCGAAATGGATACCCTGAAGGTCCCGGCCCGGTACCGGGAGATCCCGGGGCCGCCTCGCCCCGCATGCCAGGCAAAGGGCATCGAAGCGGCTCTTCAGGTACCGGTAGGAGATGTCCTCCCCGACCCGCACCCCCGTCTCGAACACCACCCCCTCCTGCTCCATCATCCGGATCCGGCGCTCCACGACCCATTTCTCCAGCTTGAAATCCGGGATGCCGTATCGGAGGATTCCTCCGGGCCTTGGGGCCTCGTCGAAGACCACGACCGGGTATCCGGCCCTGTTCAGGGTATCGGCCGCCGCCAGCCCCGCAGGCCCGGCGCCCACCACCGCCACCCGGCTTCCGTGACGGCGCGGGGGAGGGGACGGCCTCAAATAATCACTCTCGAAACCCTTCTCGATCACGGCCAGCTCGATCTGGCGGATAGTGACGGGATCGTCGTTGATCCCGGCAACGCAGGCCGCCTCGCACAATGCCGGGCAGACCCTCCCGGTAAACTCCGGGAAGTTATTGGTCGAGAGAAGCAGATCCAGGGCCCGGCGCCACTTTCCCCTGTACATGAAATCATTGAACTCGGGGATCAAGTTGGAGAGCGGACATCCGGTGGCGTGGCAAAAGGGCGTCCCGCAGTCCATGCAGCGGGCGGCTTGAACCTGGATTTCCCTGTGGGAGAGTTGACATTCAACGGCCCTGAAATCACGGATCCTCTCCTCCCTTGGACGGTATCCCGGCTCCTTTCTTGTGTATTCCAAGAATCCGGTGGGCTTACCCATGCTGCACCTCTTCCCTTTCCGTGGACTCGTCTTCTTTCGTCATCATCCCCAGGACCCGGCGGTATTCCATGGGAAACACCTTGACGAAAAAGGGAAGGTGTGCATCCCAGTCCCCTAGGATCCCCGCGGCCTTCTTACTCCCGGTATACTCCAGATGCCGCCGGATCATTCCCTGGAGTTCCTGGATATCTTCCGGTTCAGTCACCAGTTCCAGGTCCACCATATCCAGGTTGCATCGCCCGTCGAACCTCCTCTCGGGATCATAGACATAAGCGATTCCCCCACTCATGCCCGCGGCGAAATTGATCCCCGTCTCTCCCAGGACGACGACCCTCCCCCCGGTCATGTACTCGCATCCATGATCCCCGACCCCTTCCACGACGGCATAGGCCCCGCTGTTGCGGATGGCGAACCTTTCTCCAACCATACCATGGATATAGGCCTCTCCGGAGGTTGCCCCGTAGAGCAGAACGTTGCCGGCGATAATGTTCTTCGAGGGATCGAAGGTCACCCCCGGGTAAGGCTTGAGGATGATCTTGCCGCCGGACAGACCCTTCCCGACGTAATCGTTGGCTTCGCCCTCCAGGACCAAGGTCAACCCGCGGGCCGCGAAGGCCCCGAAACTCTGCCCCGCCGCCCCGGTGAATCGGCAAAGGATCGTATCCTCCGGGAGCCCCCGATGGCCGTATCGCTTCGCGATTTCTCCCGAAAGCATGGCGCCTGTCGAGCGGTGTACGTTACGGATGGGCCGGTGGATCACTACCTTTTTTCCGGAATTCAGCGCCTCCCTTGCCTCTTCGATCAGTTCCCTGTCCAGCACGTCCTGGATGGGATGTTCTTGGGGTTGCACGCAACGGTAGGCCGATCCTTCCGGTGCCTCGGGGCGTGTAAGGATCCTTGAGAAATCCAGCCCCCTGGCCTTCCAAAATCGAACCGCTTCGCGCATCTCCAGGAGATCGGATCGGCCTATCAAGTCATCCATTCGGCGGAATCCCAGACGTGCCATGTACTCCCTTACTTCTTCCGCGACGAAGGTGAAGTAGTTCTGGAGGTATTCCGGCTTGCCCGCAAAACGCCGTCGGAGCCTGGGATCCTGGGTGGCGATACCCACGGGGCAGGTGTTCAGGTTGCATTTGCGCATCATCACGCACCCCAGGACCACCAGGGCCACCGTGGCGAAGCCGTACTCTTCCGCGCCCAGCAAAGCGGCGATCACGACGTCCCGGCCCGTCTTCATCTGTCCGTCCACCTGGACCCGAATCCGATTTCTCAGGCCGTTCAGGACCAGAGTCTGCTGGGTCTCTGAGAGTCCCAGTTCCCAGGGTATCCCTGCATGGCGGATGGATGAGAGGGGTGAGGCACCCGTTCCTCCGTCGTAGCCGCTGATAAGGACCATGTCCGCGTGGGCCTTGGCCACCCCCGCGGCAACGGTCCCTACCCCGATCTCGGAGACGAGCTTTACGGACACCCGCGCTGCGGGATTGACGTTCTTGAGGTCGAAGATCAATTGCGAGAGGTCCTCGATGGAATAGATGTCATGGTGAGGTGGGGGAGAAATCAGGGTGACCCCCGGTGTGGAATGGCGCACCCGGGCGATCTCCTCGTTCACCTTGTGGCCGGGTAACTGGCCCCCTTCTCCGGGCTTTGCCCCTTGGGCGATCTTAATCTGGAGTTCCCGGGCGTTGACCAGGTATTCCGCCGTCACCCCGAAGCGGCCGCTGGCCACTTGCTTGATCGCGCTGCATCGGCTGTCCCCGCCCGGCAAAGGCCGGTAACGCTCCGGGTCCTCTCCACCTTCCCCGCTGTTGCTCATGGCCCCAAGGCGGTTCATGGCGACGGCGATGGTCTCGTGGGCCTCGCGGCTGATGGATCCGAAAGACATGGCGCCTGTAACGAACCGTTTCACGATCTCCGAGGCGGGCTCCACCTCTTCGAGGGGAATGGGAGTACTTTCCTTGAACCGCAGGAGGCCTCGGAGGGTGGAATGCCGCTCGTTCTGCTCGTTGATCAGTTCCGCGTATTCCTTGTAAAGGGCGAAGTCGTTTTTCCTCGTGGCCCACTGGAGCTTGGTGACGGCCTCAGGGCCGAAAAGATGCCGCTCGCCGTCCTTCCGGAAACGGTAAAAGCCGCCGCTCCGAAGGATCCGAGGGGCATCGGGCCGAGGATCGTAAGCCTCTTTGTATCGGAGGTTGGCCTCCCTGACGATCTCTTCGAGCCCGATCCCTCCGATCCTTGACTGGGTCCCCCGGAAGTATTTTTCCACGAGGTCACTGTTCAGTCCCACCGCCTCAAAGACCTGCGCACTTCGGTAACTCCTCAGAGTCGAAATCCCCATCTTGGACATGATCTTCAGGAGTCCTTTCACTAGGGCCTTGATATAGTTCTCGATAGCGGCGGCCACGCCCAGATTCCTCTTCAGTTCCCTCTGGATCGCCATTGCCGCGACGGTCTCGAAGGCCAGGTAAGGATTGACGGCGGTAGCGCCGTATCCCAGGAGCAGGGCCAGGTGCATGACCTCCCGCGGTTCCCCGGATTCCAGGATGAGACCCGCCCTGGTCCGGATTCCCTTTCGAACAAGATGCTGGTTCACGGCTGAGACCGCCAGCAGCGCGGGGATGGGGGCCTGGCCCTCGGGAAGGTTGCGGTCGCTCAGGATAACCAGGGGGTGCCCATGGCTTATGGAATTCTCGGCCTGCAGAACGAGTCTTTCCAGCGCGGTCTCCAGCTTGACGGCTCCGCCCCCCGCCTCGAAGCCCAGGGGCAGGGTCTTCGCCCGGAAACCGTCCAGGTCCAGTTCCCGGATCCTTTTGAGGTCCTCATTGGTCAATACTGGATGGAGCAGTTTGATGAGCCGGCTGTTCTTGGGGATCTCCGAGAGGATATTTCCAGGGTTCCCGATGAAGGTCATGGTGCTCATCACCAGTTCTTCCCGGACCGGATCGATGGGCGGGTTGGTCACCTGGGCGAATAACTGCTTGAAGTAGTTGTAAAGAAGTTGGTTTCTCTCCGAGAGGACCGCCAGGGGGGCGTCGGCGCCCATGGAACCGACCGGTTCCTGCCCTTGGGATGCCATGGGGGCCAGGATCATGTCCAGATCCTCCCTGGAATACCCGAAAAGCTTCTGCCGGAACAGGAGCCTGTCCATGTCTGGTTCAATGGAGGCCACGTCACCGTAAAATCCCCTAAGGGAAATCCTGTTCTCCTCCACCCACCTGCGGTAAGGCTTGGCCCTGGCGCAAAGGGTCTTGATCTCTCCGTTCTTGATAATCCGGCCCTTTTGAAGATCAACCAGTATCATCTGACCCGGCCGGAGCGCTCCCTTCTCGGCGATCTCCTCGGGGGGAAACTCCAGTACTCCCGCCTCTGAAGCGAAGACCACAAATCCCTGTTTGTCGATGGTGTACCGGGCCGGCCGGAGACCGTTCCGGTCCAGCATGCCCCCCACCTGGACACCGTTTGAAAAGGCGATGGCCGCGGGGCCGTCCCAGGGTTCCATAAGGCCCGCGTGATACTCGAAAAATCCCCTTTGGTCCGGCCCTATGGGATACTTGACCCCCCAGGCCTCGGGGACGAGCATAAGCATGGAGTGGGGCAAGGTCCGGCCGCCATGGATCAGGAGTTCCAGGATGTTGTCCAGGCATGCGGAGTCGCTGCCCCGCTCATCAATGACAGGAAGGAGCTTCTTGATGTCATGCCCCAGGCGCTCGGATTTCAGGGAGGCCTCCCGCGATCGGATATGGTTCAGGTTTCCCCGAAGCGTGTTGATCTCGCCGTTGTGGGCGAGATAACGGAAGGGCTGGGCCAGTTCCCAGGATGGAAAGGTATTGGTGCTGTATCTCTGGTGGATGACGGCAAGGGCGCTCTCCGTCCTGGGATCCGCCAGGTCCAGGTAATATCTCCCCAACTGGGTGCCTGTGAAGAGCCCCTTATAGGTCACCACCCTTGAGGAAAGGGACGGGACGTAAAAACCCTCTCCCTCCCCTAACGCTCCTTCTACCCCTCGCTCCACGACCCGCCGCAGGATATAGAGTCTTCGTTCCAGTTCATCCCCCGCAAATCCCCTCCCGTCGATGAAACACTGGCGGATCACCGGCTGTTCACGTTTGGCCTGCCCCTCGATGGCTCCATCGTCCACGGGAACATCCCTCCAGCCGAGGAAGGAGAGACCCTCCGCGGAGGTGGCCTGCTCGAGGATCGCCTCGCATTTCCGTCTCTGCTCCTCCCCCCGGGGCAGAAAGATCATCCCCAGGCCGTATCCGCCTGGCGCAGGAAGGCGGATCCCAAGCTTACCGCACTCCTCCCTCAACAGGCGATCGGGGACCTGGAAGAGGATTCCCGCTCCGTCACCGGTTTTCTGGTCGCCTCCTATGGCCCCCCGGTGCTCGAGGTTCCTCAGGACTTCCACTCCCTTCTGGATCAGGGTGTGGCTCTTGTCTCCATGGACGTTTGCAAGAAATCCGACACCGCAACTGTCATGCTCCTGCCCTGGGTCATAGAGCCCCAGGGCAGGAGGAAATCGCCCGAATTTATTGTTCTTCTTCATGGGTCGTTCTTTCCCGATGGGAGGTCGGTTGTGGGAATCCACCGTCTCCCCGAATGTGCGTGGAACCCGGGATCACTCCCGTTACGGGAACACCTATCGTCGAACCGGCGCACATCTCCGCAAAAAAAGGATTATCCTGGGTCCCTGGATCAATAAAAAAGGCGCCTTTCCCTCCCGAAAGAGAGAGAACAGACGCCGTTGTCCAATGACAAGATGTAGAAATAGAACCCCTTTGTTCCTTTCAGGCTTTCAGATTAACCCATCTGATCGACTTGTCAAGTCCTTTTTCAGTAATGGGGCCCCGCCCTCGGGTCAGAACATGTAAATCTGATGGCTGTCCGGGTTTTTCCCGAAAAAAGTCAGGTCGTCGATCTTTTCCAGCTTCGCTCCCCTGCAAATGGCGTACAGGGCCCGCTCCACTCCGATCCCGCCGCCCATGCAGTCCGGGAAGGTGTAGCACCCCTCTGGATCCTTGTGGGACGCCATCAACAGGAAGGGGGCATACCCTCCCAGCTCGTCGATGTTCTTTACGTTTCCATCAACGATCTGGGGCCGGGCAGGAATGACCTCGTTGTCCACCAGCCTCTCCACGATGGGTTCGTAGAGCCACTCCCGGATCGCCCCCGATAAGATCTCGAGGGCCGGGGTCTGCCGCTTGGTGTCCCGGATGATCGCTTTGGCGCAAATATCATAGTTGTAGATCATATCCGAGGTCACCTTCGAGAGGGGCAACTTGCCGTTCGGAGTTATATAGGGGTAGACAAGGTCGTAGTTTTCGCGGAGGATCCCGGTGATCCAGAAGAAAGTCTCCGGGATCTCCTGCCCGACGGCTATCTCGTATCCCCTTCCGTGGGCCTTCTTGGCCTCGTCGCACTTGAACCGGGGGAAGGGTTGCCTGGGCACTTCCAGGGCCACACCCAGGGTCTTCAGGTCCTCCTCGTTCTTCTCCAGGATCCGGGTCGTGGCGTGGACGATCAACCGCTCGAAAAAATCCAGGGCCTTCTCCATGTCCTCAGCGAGGATCTTTCGGACCTTCTCCGGCTCATTGAGGTAGGTTTCATAATCAATATCACGGTTCCTTCGCAGCTCGATATCCATCTGGCTGAAATCGACCAGATACTTTCCCCTTTGGACGCGGTCCGGGCTCTCGATCTCCAGCCGGATGTTGGGTGAGTCCACAAAGACCCCCTTGATCCCGGGATTGTGAAGGGCCAGAAATTTTGCATAGATCATGCTGTGGGTAAGCAGATAGGTCTGGCCCTTGTACTGGATCGAGGGGACGTGCTCCACGTCGTGGGCCAAGGGATCGGTCACAGGGCTCATCTGGAGGCGCTCGATATTGACCAGGCCTTCATCGGCAAGGAACTGCTGCATGGCGTTTACGAAGGTGGTACGCAGGCGCAGCGCAGCAAAAAGCTCATCGCTCATCCATTTCTCGTAGTAGTACTTTTCGAGGTATTCCTGGAGGCTCGACCCCGTCTGCTGGAGGGCCGCCTGGAAACCCAGAAGGCTCTGGCCGATGGCAATCATTCTTTCGTCTTTCATTCTCTCTCTTCTTCTCCTTTTATATTTATAAATTTCCAGCAGGACTCCCTCATTTCACCTCATCCTGAGAGAGAGGAAGAAGCTGTTTTGAGCTTTCCCTTACAGCCTGGGGAGGTATCGGTCGATTTCGAAACGGCTCACGTGGGTCCGGTATGTATCCCACTCTAGCTTCTTGTTCTCGATGAACTTGTTGAAGATGTGATCCCCAAGGACCTCCTGCACCAGTTCACTCTCTTCGGTCTCGATGATGGCGGCATAGAGATTGCCGGGAAGGTCCGTTATCCCGTGGGCCTTCCTCTCAGCCGGGTTCATCTCGAAAATATCCTCCTCGATGGGATCCGGCAACTCCATTCTCTTCTC is drawn from Deltaproteobacteria bacterium and contains these coding sequences:
- the carA gene encoding glutamine-hydrolyzing carbamoyl-phosphate synthase small subunit: MKEKPKALLALEDGTVFQGRSFTGHGESVGEVVFNTSMSGYQEILTDPSYCGQMVTMTYPLIGNYGVNEEDIESERIQVRALLVKEYQEYPSNWRSRRSLADYLMEGGIPGVEGIDTRALTRHIRLAGAMKAALSTLDTDPDSLVEKARQAPDMVGSDLVTEVTCREPFLWKDGRQVFLEGGLDRFQWPDEPGKWRVVAMDFGVKFNILRSLEKKGCTVLVVPARTGPETIDSLEPHGLFLSNGPGDPAAVTYAVRTIREEIGRRPVFGICLGHQLLGLALGGRTFKLKFGHRGANQPVKDLSTGKVEITSQNHGFCVDMKSLENPDIELSHVNLNDNTLEGLVHKKIPLFSVQYHPEASPGPHDASYLFDRFTAMMEKHHRKKS
- a CDS encoding glutamate synthase subunit beta, with protein sequence MGKPTGFLEYTRKEPGYRPREERIRDFRAVECQLSHREIQVQAARCMDCGTPFCHATGCPLSNLIPEFNDFMYRGKWRRALDLLLSTNNFPEFTGRVCPALCEAACVAGINDDPVTIRQIELAVIEKGFESDYLRPSPPPRRHGSRVAVVGAGPAGLAAADTLNRAGYPVVVFDEAPRPGGILRYGIPDFKLEKWVVERRIRMMEQEGVVFETGVRVGEDISYRYLKSRFDALCLACGARRPRDLPVPGRDLQGIHFAMDYLVQQNRRMGGETFDASGEIWAAGKRVVIIGGGDTGSDCLGTAIRQGAERVVQLEILPKPPLRRSEHTPWPRWPYMLRESHAHKEGGEVWWSVMTKSFLGSEGRVTGLRCVEVEWDRDPEGALKGPMEKPGTEFDLEADLVLLAMGFTGPEENSMFDGLGIERDQRGNVKVGPRNMTNVPGIFAAGDMTLGQSLVVRAIADGRKAAGGIRAYLKDIGG
- the gltB gene encoding glutamate synthase large subunit, whose product is MKKNNKFGRFPPALGLYDPGQEHDSCGVGFLANVHGDKSHTLIQKGVEVLRNLEHRGAIGGDQKTGDGAGILFQVPDRLLREECGKLGIRLPAPGGYGLGMIFLPRGEEQRRKCEAILEQATSAEGLSFLGWRDVPVDDGAIEGQAKREQPVIRQCFIDGRGFAGDELERRLYILRRVVERGVEGALGEGEGFYVPSLSSRVVTYKGLFTGTQLGRYYLDLADPRTESALAVIHQRYSTNTFPSWELAQPFRYLAHNGEINTLRGNLNHIRSREASLKSERLGHDIKKLLPVIDERGSDSACLDNILELLIHGGRTLPHSMLMLVPEAWGVKYPIGPDQRGFFEYHAGLMEPWDGPAAIAFSNGVQVGGMLDRNGLRPARYTIDKQGFVVFASEAGVLEFPPEEIAEKGALRPGQMILVDLQKGRIIKNGEIKTLCARAKPYRRWVEENRISLRGFYGDVASIEPDMDRLLFRQKLFGYSREDLDMILAPMASQGQEPVGSMGADAPLAVLSERNQLLYNYFKQLFAQVTNPPIDPVREELVMSTMTFIGNPGNILSEIPKNSRLIKLLHPVLTNEDLKRIRELDLDGFRAKTLPLGFEAGGGAVKLETALERLVLQAENSISHGHPLVILSDRNLPEGQAPIPALLAVSAVNQHLVRKGIRTRAGLILESGEPREVMHLALLLGYGATAVNPYLAFETVAAMAIQRELKRNLGVAAAIENYIKALVKGLLKIMSKMGISTLRSYRSAQVFEAVGLNSDLVEKYFRGTQSRIGGIGLEEIVREANLRYKEAYDPRPDAPRILRSGGFYRFRKDGERHLFGPEAVTKLQWATRKNDFALYKEYAELINEQNERHSTLRGLLRFKESTPIPLEEVEPASEIVKRFVTGAMSFGSISREAHETIAVAMNRLGAMSNSGEGGEDPERYRPLPGGDSRCSAIKQVASGRFGVTAEYLVNARELQIKIAQGAKPGEGGQLPGHKVNEEIARVRHSTPGVTLISPPPHHDIYSIEDLSQLIFDLKNVNPAARVSVKLVSEIGVGTVAAGVAKAHADMVLISGYDGGTGASPLSSIRHAGIPWELGLSETQQTLVLNGLRNRIRVQVDGQMKTGRDVVIAALLGAEEYGFATVALVVLGCVMMRKCNLNTCPVGIATQDPRLRRRFAGKPEYLQNYFTFVAEEVREYMARLGFRRMDDLIGRSDLLEMREAVRFWKARGLDFSRILTRPEAPEGSAYRCVQPQEHPIQDVLDRELIEEAREALNSGKKVVIHRPIRNVHRSTGAMLSGEIAKRYGHRGLPEDTILCRFTGAAGQSFGAFAARGLTLVLEGEANDYVGKGLSGGKIILKPYPGVTFDPSKNIIAGNVLLYGATSGEAYIHGMVGERFAIRNSGAYAVVEGVGDHGCEYMTGGRVVVLGETGINFAAGMSGGIAYVYDPERRFDGRCNLDMVDLELVTEPEDIQELQGMIRRHLEYTGSKKAAGILGDWDAHLPFFVKVFPMEYRRVLGMMTKEDESTEREEVQHG